A part of Halobacillus shinanisalinarum genomic DNA contains:
- the hpt gene encoding hypoxanthine phosphoribosyltransferase, whose protein sequence is MHSEIEKILISEEEIQEKCKEIGAQLTEEYNGHFPLAIGVLKGAMPFMGDLLKRVETHLEMDFMDVSSYNGGMRSSGEVKIVKDLDTQVEGRDLLIIEDIIDSGLTLSYLVDLFKYRKAKSIKIVTLLDKPTGRTSHIKADTIGFDVPDEFVVGYGLDYNEKYRNLPYIGVLKPEVYGG, encoded by the coding sequence ATGCATAGTGAAATTGAAAAGATCTTAATTTCCGAGGAGGAAATTCAAGAGAAGTGCAAGGAAATCGGGGCGCAGCTAACAGAGGAATATAATGGCCACTTCCCATTGGCTATCGGTGTTTTAAAAGGTGCCATGCCTTTTATGGGAGACCTTTTAAAACGAGTGGAAACGCACCTTGAGATGGATTTTATGGATGTTTCAAGCTACAACGGTGGTATGAGATCTTCAGGTGAGGTTAAAATTGTTAAAGACCTTGATACTCAGGTAGAAGGAAGAGACCTGTTAATCATAGAGGACATTATTGACAGTGGATTAACATTAAGCTATTTAGTGGACTTATTTAAGTATCGTAAGGCTAAATCCATTAAAATCGTAACATTGCTTGATAAGCCGACAGGAAGAACATCACATATTAAGGCAGATACAATTGGGTTTGATGTCCCGGACGAGTTTGTTGTAGGTTACGGGTTAGATTATAACGAAAAATATCGTAACCTTCCTTATATAGGCGTTCTTAAACCGGAAGTGTACGGAGGCTGA